A single genomic interval of Hydractinia symbiolongicarpus strain clone_291-10 chromosome 8, HSymV2.1, whole genome shotgun sequence harbors:
- the LOC130655858 gene encoding germ cell nuclear acidic protein-like has product MYILTLVYIALASFLSISAGPINKNTLAKDLYARDVTVTATAEIYVKDKQKKGQKKFLIKPTSATSVVRKRRSFKLKKNTLNRHLSKSETLSHVEANKRELPYTNPHPSADDQGPLVGKISDPIKASSKQIIPTQQLRKQVAVKNEVAMNNADFDVNNYAFNNNDNNDDDSDGDEEDDDDITPTDATDGAEQDASEDENAPTDTPDVTDGSAADVSSQNNDEGNIAGSDNNDNTNQAPEPPNLSYNDLNADPEDSDDSDDLAPTDSTEGEKKAIIVNHKPKRSETKNIVGDKRELNPGLPIENDSSQEDSELTKDFVELSKLEQDINTIAGDLSSKKRNNISKNRR; this is encoded by the exons ATGTATATTTTAACACTTGTATATATAGCTTTAGCTTCTTTCTTATCTATCTCAGCAG GCCCCATCAACAAAAACACATTGGCAAAAGATTTGTATGCAAGAGATGTGACAGTTACTGCTACAGCGGAAATCTATGTAAAGGACAAACAGAAGAAAGGACAAAAAAAGTTCTTGATCAAACCGACTTCAGCAACGTCTGTTGTGAGAAAAAGACGATCTTTTAAACTGAAAAAG AACACCCTAAACAGACACCTTTCTAAAAGTGAAACACTTTCGCACGTGGAAGCGAACAAGCGGGAATTACCATACACTAATCCCCATCCTAGTGCTGATGATCAGGGTCCTCTGGTCGGTAAAATATCTGATCCAATTAAAGCATCTAGCAAGCAAATTATACCAACACAACAGCTGAGAAAACAAGTAGCGGTGAAGAACGAGGTTGCAATGAATAATGCTGATTTTGATGTGAATAATTACGCCTTTAACAACAATGACAATAATGATGATGATTCTGATGGAGATGAGGAAGATGATG ATGACATAACACCAACAGATGCAACAGATGGTGCAGAGCAGGACGCTTCAGAAGACGAAAATGCGCCCACAGACACTCCCGACGTCACTGATGGGTCAGCGGCTGATGTTAGCTCTCAAAATAATGATGAAGGGAATATTGCTGGCAGTGATAATAATGACAACACGAATCAAGCTCCAGAGCCTCCTAATCTTTCATATAATGATTTGAATGCTGACCCTGAAGATAGCG ATGACAGTGACGATCTAGCACCTACCGATTCCACAGAAGGAGAAAAGAAGGCCATAATTGTGAATCACAAACCAAAACGAAGTGAAACCAAAAATATTGTAGGTGACAAACGTGAATTGAATCCGGGTCTACCAATAGAAAATGACAGCTCCCAAGAGGATTCAGAACTGACAAAAGATTTTGTTGAACTTTCCAAACTTGAACAAGACATTAATACCATTGCGGGGGATCTGTCAAGCAAAAAGAGAAACAACATTTCAAAAAATAGacgttaa